One part of the Terriglobia bacterium genome encodes these proteins:
- a CDS encoding type II toxin-antitoxin system RelE/ParE family toxin translates to MIEIRRYVTRTGKDVIGDWLAGLNDVQARARIAARIDRLSLGNFGDCKSLRAGVSELRIDWGPGYRLYYAALGSTCVMLLCGGDKRRQSSDINRAIQYLRDYKERTRNP, encoded by the coding sequence GTGATCGAGATTCGTCGGTATGTCACCCGGACGGGCAAGGACGTAATCGGCGATTGGTTGGCGGGTCTGAATGATGTTCAAGCGCGAGCGCGAATTGCCGCGCGGATTGACCGCCTCTCGCTTGGAAATTTCGGCGACTGCAAGTCTTTGCGTGCGGGGGTATCTGAACTGCGGATCGACTGGGGGCCGGGATACCGGCTTTACTATGCGGCCTTGGGCAGCACTTGCGTGATGCTACTCTGCGGCGGCGACAAGCGGAGACAGTCCTCCGATATAAATCGGGCTATTCAGTACCTCCGTGACTACAAGGAAAGGACTCGCAACCCATGA
- a CDS encoding Ku protein — protein sequence MASTVWKGHLTFGLVSLPVKLFSAARSESVSFNQLHAADHSRVKQVLFCQAEDKPVARNELVKGYEYEKDKYVVVDEDDIKKAAPPSSKAMEILEFVKSDQVDPVYFESSYYIAPDDAGEKPYALLFEALRRSGFVGIARIAMHNREHIVILRPGQRGILLHTMYYEDEVRKMEEFRTDTSLIKDKELELAMTLISSLAAEFEPVKYKDSYRENLMAMIQAKVQGRQVVEAPAAQHLAPVIDIMEALKASLALGKKPVRSVSEAGTASAAESRASDKPKRGRKTGSGG from the coding sequence ATGGCAAGCACAGTGTGGAAGGGGCACCTGACGTTTGGATTGGTGTCTCTACCCGTAAAACTCTTTAGTGCGGCCCGCAGCGAAAGTGTCAGCTTCAACCAGCTCCACGCCGCCGATCACTCCCGCGTCAAACAAGTCCTCTTCTGCCAGGCCGAGGACAAGCCGGTCGCCCGCAACGAACTGGTGAAGGGTTACGAATACGAAAAGGACAAGTACGTCGTGGTTGACGAGGACGACATCAAGAAGGCCGCTCCGCCTTCCTCCAAGGCAATGGAGATCCTGGAGTTCGTCAAGAGTGACCAGGTCGATCCCGTGTACTTCGAAAGTTCGTACTACATCGCTCCGGACGACGCCGGCGAAAAGCCCTACGCCTTGCTGTTCGAGGCGCTCCGCCGCTCGGGGTTCGTTGGCATCGCCAGAATCGCGATGCACAACCGCGAGCATATCGTCATTCTGCGTCCCGGCCAGCGCGGCATCCTGCTGCACACCATGTATTACGAAGACGAAGTGCGCAAGATGGAGGAGTTTCGTACTGACACTTCGCTGATCAAGGACAAGGAACTCGAACTGGCGATGACCCTGATCTCATCGCTGGCCGCCGAGTTCGAGCCCGTCAAATACAAAGACTCCTATCGTGAAAACCTGATGGCCATGATCCAGGCCAAGGTGCAGGGCCGCCAGGTAGTCGAGGCGCCCGCCGCCCAGCATCTGGCGCCGGTCATCGACATCATGGAAGCGCTCAAGGCCAGCCTGGCGTTGGGCAAGAAACCGGTGCGCTCCGTTTCCGAAGCGGGGACCGCGTCTGCCGCCGAATCGCGCGCTTCCGATAAGCCGAAGCGCGGCCGCAAAACAGGGTCGGGAGGATAA
- the ligD gene encoding DNA ligase D: MTLKDYSRKRDFARTPEPEPAATVAGTSRFVVQRHQARRLHYDLRLEIGGALKSWAVPKGPTLDPKQKRLAVQVEDHPLEYGDFEGTIPAGNYGAGVVSVWDSGTFEMLGELTAEQQLARGDFKFQLHGSKLMGNFALVRMRTSKKNEWLLLKKPDFAAQDGWDAEDHLEAVRSRGADLSLVSGAKQAAMPDRVEPMLATLASAVPEGGEWGYEIKWDGYRGLCFVAGGKVRIESRNGHLLNRQFPELEQVAISADTAIIDGEIVAYDAEGRPSFSLMQQRTGFVAREARDRAPVSLVAFDLLYLNGYDLRDVVLSERSKLLRSVVRTGKYVRISESFTGSGEQVLQAAREHGLEGVVAKRLDSRYESGRSRSWVKVKFVSQQEFVICGYTSGRRKPFSSLVLGYYDNDALTWAGNVGTGFTEKSLSEIYSQLEKLASKKRLFALPPEVGEVTWVTPKLVGSVRYSGWGADNHLRAPVFVGLRPDLDGRDCVREFTAVRSSGSADDKLLPASKAEATLQVGGRTLKFTNLKKVFYPADAYTKRDVINYYHDMASLLVPHLAGRPLSLKRYPNGIAGDYFFQKDAPASFPAWLRTEEIASEKDAPAKHYVICDDEATLLYLANLGCIDQNPWFSRVGTLDYPDFMVLDLDPYHCGFDRIVEAAQLVRLKLADLELEGYPKTTGGDGMHVYVPIAAAYSYEQVRTFAEIVARLVIAERPELFTTPRTVTQREKGRVYFDYLQISWGKTISAPYVLRAHDKAPVATPLRWSEVRPGLSPLDFTLANVRARFQHLGDIFAPVLANSQRLEAAMERLEKLVHGAK, translated from the coding sequence GTGACACTAAAGGACTACTCTCGGAAGCGCGACTTTGCCCGCACGCCTGAGCCGGAACCGGCTGCGACGGTGGCGGGCACCAGCCGGTTCGTCGTGCAACGGCACCAAGCGCGCCGCTTGCACTATGACCTGCGCCTGGAAATCGGCGGGGCGCTGAAGTCGTGGGCCGTGCCCAAGGGGCCTACGCTCGATCCGAAACAGAAGCGCCTGGCGGTACAAGTTGAGGACCACCCGCTGGAATACGGCGACTTTGAAGGCACCATCCCGGCGGGCAATTACGGCGCCGGGGTGGTGAGCGTGTGGGATTCCGGCACCTTTGAAATGCTGGGCGAACTCACAGCCGAGCAGCAACTGGCGCGCGGCGATTTCAAGTTTCAACTGCACGGCAGCAAGCTCATGGGCAATTTCGCCCTGGTAAGGATGAGGACCAGCAAGAAAAACGAGTGGCTGCTGCTGAAGAAGCCTGATTTCGCGGCGCAGGATGGCTGGGACGCGGAAGATCACCTGGAAGCGGTGCGCAGCCGCGGCGCGGATTTGTCGCTGGTTTCAGGGGCCAAGCAGGCGGCGATGCCGGATCGGGTTGAACCGATGCTGGCCACGCTGGCGAGCGCTGTACCCGAGGGCGGTGAATGGGGCTACGAGATCAAGTGGGACGGCTATCGCGGGCTGTGCTTTGTGGCCGGGGGCAAGGTGCGAATCGAGTCGCGCAATGGACACTTGCTGAACCGGCAATTTCCGGAACTGGAGCAGGTAGCGATCTCGGCTGATACCGCCATCATCGACGGGGAGATCGTTGCCTACGATGCCGAGGGCCGGCCCAGTTTCAGCCTGATGCAGCAGCGCACCGGGTTTGTAGCCCGGGAAGCGCGCGACCGCGCACCAGTGTCGCTGGTCGCCTTCGATCTGTTGTACCTGAACGGATACGACCTGCGCGATGTGGTCTTGAGCGAACGCTCGAAATTGCTTCGCAGCGTGGTGCGGACGGGGAAATACGTGCGCATTTCGGAGTCGTTCACCGGCAGCGGCGAACAGGTGTTGCAGGCGGCGCGGGAGCACGGCCTGGAAGGAGTGGTGGCCAAGAGGCTCGACAGCAGGTACGAATCCGGCCGGAGCCGCTCCTGGGTGAAGGTGAAGTTCGTCAGCCAACAGGAGTTTGTGATTTGCGGATACACCAGCGGCAGACGGAAGCCGTTTTCGTCGCTGGTGCTGGGGTACTACGACAACGACGCACTGACATGGGCGGGAAATGTGGGTACGGGATTCACCGAGAAGTCACTTTCCGAAATCTATTCGCAACTGGAGAAGCTGGCGAGCAAGAAAAGGCTGTTCGCGCTGCCGCCGGAGGTTGGCGAGGTCACCTGGGTAACGCCGAAGCTGGTAGGCTCGGTGCGCTACAGCGGCTGGGGGGCTGACAATCACCTGCGCGCACCGGTTTTCGTCGGGTTGCGTCCCGACCTGGATGGGCGCGACTGCGTGCGCGAGTTCACGGCTGTGCGGTCAAGTGGGTCGGCTGACGACAAATTGTTGCCGGCGAGCAAGGCGGAAGCGACGCTTCAGGTCGGCGGACGAACACTGAAGTTCACCAACCTGAAGAAAGTGTTCTATCCCGCTGACGCGTACACCAAGCGCGACGTAATCAACTACTACCACGACATGGCGTCGCTGCTGGTGCCGCATCTGGCCGGACGGCCGCTCTCGCTCAAGCGCTATCCCAATGGGATCGCGGGCGATTACTTTTTCCAAAAGGATGCGCCGGCATCGTTTCCGGCGTGGCTGCGTACGGAGGAAATCGCCAGCGAAAAGGATGCGCCGGCCAAGCACTATGTCATCTGCGACGACGAGGCAACGCTGTTGTATCTGGCCAACCTCGGCTGCATTGACCAGAACCCGTGGTTCAGCCGCGTGGGAACGCTGGACTACCCGGATTTCATGGTGCTTGATCTTGATCCCTACCACTGCGGCTTTGACCGAATTGTGGAGGCGGCGCAACTGGTCCGCCTCAAGCTGGCGGATTTGGAGTTGGAGGGCTATCCCAAGACCACCGGAGGCGATGGCATGCACGTGTACGTGCCGATTGCGGCCGCCTACAGTTATGAGCAAGTGCGCACCTTTGCCGAGATCGTTGCACGGCTGGTGATCGCGGAGCGCCCGGAACTGTTCACCACGCCGCGGACGGTGACGCAGCGGGAAAAGGGAAGGGTGTATTTCGATTATCTGCAGATCTCCTGGGGCAAAACCATTTCAGCGCCGTACGTGCTGCGCGCCCACGACAAGGCGCCGGTGGCTACGCCGCTGCGCTGGAGCGAAGTGCGGCCGGGACTGTCGCCGCTCGACTTCACGCTGGCCAATGTGCGGGCCCGATTTCAGCACCTGGGCGACATTTTCGCGCCCGTGTTGGCCAACTCGCAGCGCCTGGAAGCGGCCATGGAACGGCTGGAAAAACTGGTTCACGGGGCGAAGTAG
- a CDS encoding PilZ domain-containing protein has protein sequence MELRKHSRLPLSFPLFARGVDANGKQFKELLTALNVSANGILVLTSSKFVPARHLQIDLPVGVVGQEARAKSRVVNAEVVRTEQQARSKLMGLKFNRPIA, from the coding sequence ATGGAACTCCGTAAGCACTCGCGCCTGCCACTCTCATTTCCGCTTTTTGCGCGCGGCGTCGATGCCAACGGGAAACAGTTCAAGGAACTCCTGACCGCTCTTAACGTGAGTGCCAATGGAATACTTGTCCTGACTTCCTCCAAGTTCGTTCCCGCTCGCCATCTGCAAATCGATCTGCCCGTAGGAGTCGTTGGTCAAGAGGCTCGGGCGAAAAGCCGCGTAGTCAATGCCGAGGTCGTGCGCACCGAGCAACAGGCCCGCTCTAAGCTCATGGGCTTAAAGTTTAATCGTCCCATCGCCTGA
- a CDS encoding hemolysin III family protein, with product MDELANALTHGIGLLLALVAVPVLIVLAATQATVWHVVGVSIYGASLIALYTASTIYHSVQHPPAKRILRIMDHAAIYLFIAGTYTPFTLVNLRGTWGWTLLGLVWTIALFGVAWKLVQVERHPVVSTIVYIAMGWLVVIAARPLFRAIPLGGLAWLLAGGLAYTLGVAFFSSSRFRFNHALWHLFVLAGSACHYVAVMRYVLPHRGV from the coding sequence ATGGACGAACTCGCCAACGCGCTGACGCACGGCATCGGCCTGCTCCTGGCGCTCGTGGCCGTTCCGGTCCTGATCGTGCTGGCCGCAACGCAGGCCACCGTATGGCACGTCGTCGGCGTCAGCATCTACGGCGCAAGCCTCATCGCGCTCTACACCGCGTCGACAATCTACCATTCGGTGCAGCACCCGCCCGCCAAGCGCATCCTGCGGATCATGGATCATGCCGCCATCTACCTGTTCATCGCAGGCACCTACACGCCGTTCACGCTCGTGAACCTGCGCGGCACATGGGGGTGGACGCTGCTGGGCCTGGTCTGGACGATCGCGCTGTTCGGGGTCGCGTGGAAGCTCGTGCAAGTCGAGCGACACCCGGTAGTTTCGACGATCGTCTACATCGCGATGGGATGGCTGGTGGTGATCGCGGCGCGGCCACTCTTCCGCGCCATTCCGCTCGGCGGCCTTGCGTGGCTGTTGGCCGGAGGACTGGCCTACACGCTGGGCGTCGCCTTCTTCAGCTCGTCGCGCTTCCGCTTCAACCATGCGTTATGGCACCTGTTCGTGCTCGCCGGCAGTGCCTGCCATTACGTCGCGGTCATGCGCTACGTCCTGCCTCACCGCGGCGTGTAA
- a CDS encoding EVE domain-containing protein produces the protein MHYLLKTEPSEYSFADLQRDQVTLWDGVTNPVALKNLRAMQPGDHLVIYHTGDERRTVGTASVVSVDLKDPKKPAVKIKAGPALATPTSLADIKANPAFRDSPLLKQGRLSVVPLTEAQYRILIGA, from the coding sequence ATGCACTACCTCCTCAAAACCGAGCCTTCCGAATACTCCTTCGCCGACCTACAGCGCGACCAAGTCACCCTCTGGGACGGGGTCACCAATCCGGTCGCCCTCAAGAACCTGCGCGCCATGCAGCCGGGAGACCACCTGGTCATCTACCACACCGGCGACGAGCGCCGGACGGTGGGCACGGCTTCCGTGGTCAGCGTGGATTTAAAGGATCCCAAGAAGCCGGCGGTAAAGATCAAAGCCGGGCCCGCGTTGGCGACTCCCACTTCGCTGGCGGACATCAAGGCCAACCCCGCGTTTCGCGATTCCCCGCTGCTGAAGCAGGGCAGGCTCTCGGTGGTTCCCCTCACCGAGGCGCAGTACCGCATTCTCATCGGCGCATAG
- a CDS encoding DNA recombination/repair protein RecA: protein MEMPSVVAASRLADRPAAAMVRSGIEALDALTGGLPRGGLTEICGPASSGRTSVLLAVMAKMTAQGEVCALVDASDSFDPKSAFSAGVDLNRLLWVRCSPRRHGGTEKSIADCRLSIADCGRSGQWPVASGERKATASMADGPLDCARGRLWPMAETGSSAAMGHRRSTMDSLEQALKATDLLLQGGGFGLVVVDLGDVPAPAARRVPLTSWFRFRRAVENTRTVLMVVEQEPYAKTCASVVCKLSAISSQLSARLQASGSRLQEMQQPAHARILSGLEISAEMVRSAAQGKKPVRSAGARWESRTAWAG, encoded by the coding sequence ATGGAGATGCCATCGGTGGTGGCGGCATCGCGGCTGGCGGACAGGCCGGCGGCGGCGATGGTGCGGAGCGGGATCGAGGCCTTGGACGCGCTTACCGGAGGGCTGCCGCGCGGCGGGTTGACCGAGATCTGCGGGCCGGCATCGTCGGGACGAACCAGCGTGCTCCTGGCGGTGATGGCGAAGATGACGGCGCAGGGCGAAGTGTGCGCGCTGGTGGACGCCAGCGACAGCTTCGATCCCAAGTCGGCTTTTTCGGCAGGTGTCGATCTAAACAGATTGCTTTGGGTCCGGTGCTCACCACGGAGACACGGAGGCACGGAGAAAAGCATTGCCGATTGTCGATTGTCGATTGCCGATTGCGGAAGAAGTGGTCAGTGGCCAGTGGCCAGTGGGGAGCGAAAGGCAACAGCGTCGATGGCTGATGGTCCCCTCGACTGCGCTCGGGGCAGGCTTTGGCCGATGGCAGAGACCGGGAGCTCCGCGGCCATGGGCCATCGACGATCAACCATGGACTCGCTGGAGCAGGCGCTGAAGGCGACGGATTTGCTGTTGCAAGGCGGCGGGTTCGGACTGGTGGTGGTGGACCTGGGCGATGTGCCGGCGCCGGCGGCGCGGCGGGTGCCGCTGACCTCGTGGTTCCGGTTTCGACGCGCGGTGGAGAACACGCGCACGGTCCTGATGGTGGTGGAGCAGGAACCGTACGCCAAGACGTGCGCGTCGGTGGTGTGCAAGCTTTCAGCGATCAGCTCTCAGCTATCAGCCAGGCTTCAGGCTTCAGGCTCCAGGCTTCAGGAAATGCAGCAGCCGGCGCACGCGCGGATTTTGTCGGGGCTGGAAATTTCTGCGGAGATGGTGCGGTCGGCGGCACAAGGGAAGAAGCCGGTGCGGTCAGCGGGCGCGCGGTGGGAAAGCAGGACGGCATGGGCGGGATAA
- a CDS encoding galactose-1-phosphate uridylyltransferase, translating into MSQMRKDVFSGGWVIMAETDTVRPSEFRFKKFVRDRTFCPFCETNEASTPPEVFAIRRPGSLPNGPGWQVRVVPNAHPRLRIEGELGRRPEGFHDLMNGVGADEVIAETPRHDRSLHELEAHEVADVIRAWVARMVDLERDQRMRYVLIFKNHGEEAGARTISHSISQLMALPVTPRAIKTKLMVARDYYLMKERCIYCDVLQQEISDRRRVVAGNDAFVAFAPFASRTPFAVSIFPQFHSSAFSRIDPSQIEKLASILRDVLQKLDQTIGGAPYNLSLQDRPFLRPRKGYWETIEEDFHWHLEILPQIILTTGFERASWFFYNPVPPEIAARCLTPCQER; encoded by the coding sequence ATGTCACAGATGCGCAAAGATGTCTTTTCCGGCGGTTGGGTCATCATGGCCGAAACCGATACTGTACGGCCCTCGGAGTTTCGCTTTAAGAAGTTCGTCAGGGACCGTACCTTCTGCCCGTTCTGCGAAACCAACGAAGCTTCCACGCCGCCGGAGGTGTTTGCCATCCGGCGGCCGGGTTCGCTACCCAACGGACCCGGCTGGCAGGTGCGCGTAGTGCCCAACGCTCACCCACGCTTGCGGATCGAAGGCGAACTGGGGCGGCGCCCGGAAGGCTTTCACGACCTCATGAATGGTGTGGGCGCAGACGAGGTGATTGCCGAAACGCCGCGACACGACCGCAGCCTTCATGAACTGGAAGCTCACGAAGTCGCCGACGTCATCCGGGCCTGGGTAGCCCGCATGGTTGACCTGGAGCGGGATCAGCGGATGCGCTACGTGCTGATCTTCAAGAACCACGGCGAAGAGGCGGGCGCGCGCACTATTTCCCATTCGATCTCGCAACTGATGGCCCTCCCTGTGACTCCGCGCGCCATCAAGACCAAGCTGATGGTGGCTCGCGACTACTACCTCATGAAGGAACGGTGCATCTACTGCGACGTCCTGCAACAGGAGATTTCTGATCGCCGTCGCGTGGTCGCGGGAAACGATGCGTTTGTCGCGTTTGCGCCGTTTGCGTCACGTACTCCGTTCGCCGTGAGCATCTTCCCACAATTCCACAGCAGCGCGTTCAGCCGGATCGACCCGTCGCAGATTGAAAAGCTGGCGAGCATCCTGCGAGATGTTCTGCAGAAACTGGACCAGACAATAGGTGGCGCCCCCTACAACCTTTCCCTCCAGGACAGGCCGTTCCTGCGCCCCAGAAAGGGATACTGGGAGACCATCGAAGAGGACTTCCACTGGCATCTCGAGATTCTGCCGCAAATCATCCTCACGACCGGCTTCGAACGGGCTTCGTGGTTTTTTTATAACCCCGTGCCCCCCGAAATCGCTGCCCGTTGCCTTACGCCTTGCCAGGAGCGTTGA
- a CDS encoding TonB-dependent receptor: MIALLLLAASAGAQSSSLLLTVTDENGNAVPGAIAQLQGPASLHCETDHAGRCSFRAPAGSYRLIMNKSGFYTLSADLRLPEVSHLDLTLAHVQEVKESVEVVASTPQIDPAQVANTQSLDSQEIIDVPYSTTRDIREALPLIPGVVRDFSGQAHVAGGAAYETLDTLDGFNITHPVTGALDLRFSSDAVRAIDVQESRYSTEFGQSSAGVIGFATGMGDDRLRFSATNFIPSVQNKKGLDFDKWTPRVTLSGPIVKGKAWFLLAPDGEYDNNVIKNLPSGADTNPLWRVSNLAKVQVNLTQSNILSGSFLINHLHSDYDGLSLFTPKETTLIRDGGAYLATIKDQHYFSNGMLVEIGAAVNQYDDTARPLGTLPYVITPDLAHGNFFESTRGNSRRLEGIANLYLPPQHLAGRHEIRLGLDLDRLDDTQHIERLPISILRADGTLYSRIVFSSPPAFSQDNVELGAYLQDRWSPTERLLVQPGIRFDRDHFVGRTTVSPRLGVTYMLSRSGDTKLSAGVGIFHDSSNLGIVTQPLQGERLQYIYDATGTTLVGPPLPTTFSLNRGTLQVPRFLNWSLGLERRLPAEIFVNAQYMQRDGSRGFAYTNRSTVPLVGDYLLTNTRRDHYRAFQISARRHFRENHEILLAYTRSRARSNEAVDFTLDNPVLSPQASGVLPWDSPNKFVSWGFLPFPFTKKWDIAYSADWHTGFPFSVVNQNQEIVGPPNSRRFPDYFALNLFLERRFTLRGLNLALRGGFEDLTGRRNPFAVNNNIDSPDFLQFEAATGRAFTARIRFLGRK, encoded by the coding sequence ATGATTGCCTTGCTCCTGCTGGCCGCCTCCGCCGGCGCGCAATCGTCCTCGTTGCTGCTCACCGTCACCGACGAAAACGGCAATGCCGTTCCCGGCGCCATCGCGCAACTGCAAGGCCCCGCCTCACTGCATTGCGAGACCGACCACGCCGGCCGCTGCTCCTTCCGCGCGCCTGCCGGGTCCTATCGCCTCATCATGAATAAGAGTGGCTTCTACACCCTGAGCGCGGACCTCCGCCTCCCCGAAGTCTCGCATCTCGACCTCACCCTGGCGCACGTGCAGGAAGTGAAGGAAAGCGTGGAGGTCGTCGCTTCCACACCGCAGATTGATCCCGCCCAGGTCGCCAATACGCAATCGCTCGACTCGCAGGAGATCATTGACGTCCCCTACTCCACCACGCGCGACATCCGCGAAGCCCTGCCGCTGATTCCCGGCGTCGTCCGCGACTTCTCCGGTCAGGCGCATGTTGCCGGCGGCGCCGCTTACGAAACGCTCGACACCCTCGACGGCTTCAACATCACGCACCCGGTCACCGGCGCGCTCGACCTGCGCTTCAGCTCCGACGCCGTCCGCGCCATTGACGTCCAGGAAAGCCGCTACTCCACCGAGTTCGGCCAGTCATCCGCCGGCGTCATCGGCTTCGCCACCGGCATGGGCGACGACCGCCTCCGCTTCTCCGCCACCAACTTCATCCCCTCGGTGCAGAACAAGAAGGGGCTCGACTTCGACAAGTGGACCCCGCGCGTCACTCTCTCCGGCCCTATCGTCAAAGGCAAGGCCTGGTTCCTGCTCGCTCCCGACGGCGAGTACGACAACAACGTCATCAAGAACCTACCCTCCGGCGCCGACACCAATCCTCTTTGGCGCGTCAGCAATCTCGCCAAGGTGCAGGTCAACCTGACCCAGTCCAACATCCTCAGCGGCAGCTTCCTCATCAATCATCTCCACTCCGACTACGACGGCCTCTCGTTGTTCACGCCCAAAGAGACCACCCTCATCCGGGACGGCGGCGCGTACCTCGCTACCATCAAGGACCAGCACTATTTTTCCAACGGCATGCTTGTTGAAATCGGCGCCGCCGTGAACCAGTACGACGACACCGCGCGCCCGCTCGGCACGCTTCCGTATGTGATCACGCCTGACCTGGCCCACGGCAACTTCTTCGAGAGCACGCGCGGCAACTCCCGCCGCCTCGAAGGCATTGCGAATCTCTATCTCCCGCCCCAACACCTCGCCGGACGCCACGAGATCCGCCTCGGTCTCGACCTCGACCGCCTTGACGACACCCAGCACATCGAGCGCCTCCCCATTTCCATCCTGCGCGCCGACGGCACTCTCTACAGCCGCATCGTCTTCTCCAGCCCGCCCGCGTTTTCGCAGGACAACGTCGAACTCGGCGCCTACCTGCAAGACCGCTGGTCGCCCACCGAACGCCTGCTGGTACAACCCGGCATCCGTTTCGATCGCGACCACTTCGTCGGCCGCACCACGGTCTCGCCGCGCCTCGGCGTCACCTACATGCTCAGCCGCAGCGGCGACACCAAGCTCAGCGCCGGCGTCGGCATCTTTCACGACTCCTCCAACCTGGGAATCGTGACCCAGCCCCTTCAGGGCGAGCGCTTGCAGTACATCTACGACGCCACTGGAACCACTCTGGTCGGCCCGCCGCTGCCCACCACCTTTTCTTTGAACCGCGGCACGCTTCAGGTCCCACGTTTCCTCAACTGGAGCCTCGGCCTGGAGCGCCGCTTACCCGCCGAAATCTTCGTCAACGCGCAATACATGCAGCGCGACGGCTCGCGCGGCTTCGCCTACACGAACCGGTCCACCGTGCCGCTCGTCGGCGACTACCTGCTCACCAACACCCGCCGCGACCACTACCGTGCCTTCCAGATCTCGGCCCGCCGTCACTTCCGAGAAAACCACGAAATCCTGCTCGCCTACACGCGCTCCCGCGCCCGCTCCAATGAAGCCGTGGATTTCACCCTCGATAATCCCGTCCTCAGCCCTCAAGCTTCCGGCGTCCTTCCGTGGGATTCGCCCAACAAGTTCGTCTCCTGGGGATTTCTGCCGTTCCCCTTCACGAAAAAGTGGGACATCGCTTACTCCGCCGACTGGCATACCGGTTTCCCGTTCAGCGTCGTTAATCAGAACCAGGAAATCGTCGGCCCACCCAACTCGCGCCGCTTTCCCGACTACTTCGCGCTCAACCTCTTCCTCGAGCGCCGCTTCACCTTGCGCGGCCTCAACCTCGCGCTGCGCGGCGGCTTCGAGGACCTCACCGGCCGGCGCAATCCCTTCGCCGTCAACAACAACATTGATTCCCCCGACTTCCTCCAGTTCGAAGCCGCCACCGGCCGCGCTTTCACCGCCCGCATCCGCTTCCTGGGAAGGAAGTAA
- a CDS encoding YceH family protein, translating to MNPVLNPMEARVLGALIEKDITTPDYYPLSLNALVNACNQKSNRDPVMSLDENAVRDALYSLNEKGLAGAVSSADSRVSKYEHRLQETYNLPRGETAILCVLLLRGPQTPGELRGRTERMFQFNDLSEVQAVLQRLIQREGSLVKMLARQPGTKEARYAHLLCGEVEGAEAASEAVVTSASLDGGRITRLEIEVGNLKSEVAALRQQFEDFRKQFQ from the coding sequence GTGAACCCCGTACTCAATCCCATGGAAGCCCGGGTGTTGGGCGCTCTGATCGAGAAGGACATCACCACCCCGGATTACTATCCGCTATCGCTGAACGCGCTGGTCAATGCGTGCAACCAGAAATCCAACCGCGATCCGGTGATGAGCCTGGACGAAAACGCGGTGCGGGACGCTTTGTACAGCCTCAATGAAAAAGGGCTGGCGGGCGCGGTCAGCAGCGCCGATAGCCGGGTGTCGAAGTATGAGCACCGGCTGCAAGAGACCTACAATCTCCCCCGCGGCGAAACCGCAATCCTGTGCGTTCTGCTGTTGCGTGGCCCGCAGACTCCCGGCGAGTTGCGGGGACGCACGGAGCGCATGTTTCAATTCAACGACCTGTCCGAAGTGCAGGCCGTGTTACAGCGGTTGATCCAGCGCGAAGGCTCGCTGGTAAAAATGCTTGCCAGGCAGCCCGGCACCAAGGAGGCCCGGTACGCTCACCTGCTGTGCGGCGAAGTGGAGGGCGCGGAAGCCGCCTCCGAGGCGGTGGTCACCAGCGCGTCGTTGGACGGCGGGCGGATCACGCGGCTGGAGATCGAAGTTGGCAACCTGAAGTCCGAGGTTGCTGCCTTGCGACAGCAGTTTGAAGATTTCCGCAAACAGTTCCAATAG